A genomic window from Parasteatoda tepidariorum isolate YZ-2023 chromosome 10, CAS_Ptep_4.0, whole genome shotgun sequence includes:
- the LOC107457397 gene encoding uncharacterized protein gives MMILSSALIAVLFLLQTIISAESIKKNPTGDQIPSEDISIPIIAVDVISRESDEFSDSPTIEAYEPLYLEEIVQTSQKPNHEDPSQNDVLNSPEPRGSSDKREEYYDELAKKAENAFPSLRPLKFKPDSKDEEQAGASASDFYVPRPSLDIKNFYKPNYDEIFPTFRNLDRSKRARNFGFDSSAEFTPKRGFSSGGYDMNDPRSFERTPKGSSDVDSPYVDTKSEYYKPSNPEPYSNSEYYKSSKEEEYPKEDSYKSSKPDSYIKSEFYRSTPDLYKPAYFKSSNPNAYSMSDYYKSPNPDAHLEPNNYKEQNPDAYSKPDYYKEPTPDTYSKPEYYKSPNSDVYSKPEFYKSPNPDAYSKPDFYKAPNPDVYSNPSHYKAPTPEIYSSSEYFKPINSDNFSKPSFRKSAFPNIAPGPTYHRTSNLPQKYRSRSRNAASKPHNSPVSSRNTKTSSPVSSYPKTSVKRPRIGSRKRYSTRPSDEIHGRQNDYFENDYTSKPPTAHKTEKRTVAPILGSEEGRLFLAGANYGKPVREQFHEQGTEGAHSYKFGYNTGDKDNPMARYEERDADGLVKGSYSFVDAMGQLKVVKYESHPVFGFRTTAS, from the exons attgctGTATTATTTCTACTTCAAACAATTATCTCAgcagaaagtattaaaaagaatCCTACTGGTGACCAAATTCCAAGCGAAGACATTTCGATCCCAATTATAGCAGTGGATGTAATTTCAAGAGAAAGTGATGAGTTCTCTGATTCCCCGACGATAGAAGCTTATGAGCCTCTCTACTTGGAGGAGATCGTGCAAACTAGTCAAAAACCAAACCACGAAGATCCTAGTCAAAATGACGTTCTCAATTCTCCCGAACCCAGAGGTAGCAGCGACAAAAGAGAAGAATATTACGACGAATTAGCCAAAAAAGCCGAAAATGCCTTTCCGAGCTTACGACCCCTGAAATTCAAACCAGATTCGAAGGATGAGGAACAAGCTGGTGCGTCTGCTTCAGATTTTTATGTGCCACGACCTTctcttgatattaaaaatttttacaaaccaAATTATGATGAGATCTTCCCAACATTCCGCAATCTAGATCGTTCAAAAAGAGCAAGAAATTTCGGTTTTGACAGCAGTGCGGAATTTACTCCTAAAAGAGGTTTTTCAAGTGGCGGCTATGACATGAATGATCCAAGAAGTTTTGAAAGAACGCCTAAAGGTTCTTCAGATGTGGATTCACCTTATGTTGATACAAAATCTGAGTATTATAAGCCCTCAAATCCGGAACCATATTCCAATTCTGAGTATTACAAATcatcaaaagaagaagaataccCAAAAGAAGATTCTTACAAATCTTCAAAACCAGATTCTTACATAAAATCGGAATTTTATAGATCTACCCCGGATTTATATAAGCCTGCTTATTTCAAATCATCAAATCCGAACGCTTACTCAATGTCTGATTATTATAAGTCTCCGAATCCTGATGCACACTTAGAGCCAAATAATTATAAGGAACAAAACCCTGATGCATACTCTAAACCAGATTATTATAAAGAACCAACTCCTGATACATATTCTAAACCAGAATATTATAAGTCTCCAAATTCTGATGTATATTCGAAACCTGAATTTTACAAGTCACCTAATCCTGATGCATATTCGAAACCTGATTTTTATAAGGCACCTAACCCTGATGTATATTCAAATCCCAGTCATTATAAGGCACCGACTCCAGAAATATACTCGagttcagaatattttaaaccaatcaATTCTGATAACTTTTCGAAACCTTCTTTTCGTAAATCAGCTTTTCCCAATATAGCTCCCGGACCAACGTACCACCGGACATCAAATTTACCACAGAAATATCGTAGTAGATCCAGAAACGCTGCATCAAAACCCCACAACTCTCCAGTATCTAGTCGAAACACAAAAACCTCTTCGCCAGTGTCCTCGTATCCAAAAACTTCTGTTAAAAGACCAAGAATTGGATCAAGAAAGCGATACAGTACACGGCCATCTGACGAAATCCACGGACgacaaaatgattattttgaaaatgattatacTTCGAAACCTCCAACAGCTCACAAAACCGAAAAGCGTACCGTAGCACCAATTCTAGGTTCTGAAGAAGGAAGGCTATTTTTAGCCGGAGCTAATTATGGAAAACCTGTGAGAGAACAGTTTCATGAGCAg GGAACAGAAGGCGCTCATTCTTACAAATTCGGCTACAATACCGGAGATAAAGACAATCCAATGGCAAGATATGAAGAGCGAGATGCTGATGGCTTAGTCAAGGGTTCCTACAGTTTCGTCGATGCAATGGGACAACTTAAAGTTGTAAAGTACGAATCGCATCCCGTCTTTGGATTTAGAACGACAGCATCATAG